In one Lachnospiraceae bacterium GAM79 genomic region, the following are encoded:
- the mobC gene encoding plasmid mobilization relaxosome protein MobC yields MRKRNHVIPVRLNAKELRFLEEQVEKSGLSREEYIRSIVMGGEVRARPCEHHTELLRKISGLCNNANQLAHVANGCGMAGEESIREMLRMTKETWRLVKEEW; encoded by the coding sequence ATGAGAAAAAGGAACCATGTGATACCAGTCCGCCTCAATGCAAAAGAGCTGCGTTTTCTGGAAGAGCAGGTAGAAAAAAGCGGCCTGTCCCGTGAGGAATACATCCGTTCCATTGTCATGGGTGGCGAAGTCCGGGCAAGACCCTGTGAGCATCATACGGAGCTTTTGCGGAAAATATCCGGTCTGTGCAACAACGCCAATCAGCTTGCCCATGTAGCCAACGGCTGTGGGATGGCCGGGGAAGAGAGTATCCGGGAAATGCTCCGCATGACGAAAGAGACATGGAGGCTGGTCAAAGAGGAATGGTAG
- a CDS encoding PcfB family protein has product MNYGGDAADQIVRYSLDGVDHGLRLSGTLAKHLAVFVAAVLKDQKKTRGKTRMVRMLKENKPLKFFTVPSDRLREFCSEGRKRGLLYVIIRDKKNPEMSEVMVFADDAAKVNRVMDKMNLDFVRSEVGEAVHEVTAGMEAPETEAVQETVQMPEGEVQFEISDLDEAFQVGDMDFSEEEKNQNHPEKEFSEPENFIPVQEEGEENLSGSSLHSRNISTGQEKGTDAGQREQERPSVRRELENIKREKAEESQKRSREKNRGPRKTQKKARKKRKVKAR; this is encoded by the coding sequence ATGAATTATGGAGGCGATGCGGCGGACCAGATCGTCCGGTATTCCCTAGACGGCGTGGACCACGGGCTCAGGCTTTCGGGTACGCTGGCAAAGCATCTGGCGGTATTTGTTGCCGCCGTATTAAAAGACCAGAAGAAAACGAGGGGCAAGACCAGAATGGTGCGGATGTTAAAGGAGAACAAGCCATTGAAGTTCTTCACTGTGCCATCTGACCGCCTGCGTGAATTCTGCAGTGAGGGCAGGAAACGAGGACTGCTCTATGTGATCATCCGGGATAAAAAGAACCCGGAGATGAGCGAGGTCATGGTCTTTGCCGATGATGCAGCCAAAGTCAACCGTGTCATGGATAAGATGAACCTTGATTTTGTAAGGAGCGAAGTCGGGGAAGCTGTCCATGAGGTAACCGCCGGAATGGAAGCACCGGAAACCGAAGCAGTACAGGAAACTGTGCAGATGCCGGAGGGCGAGGTGCAGTTTGAAATCAGCGATCTGGACGAAGCATTCCAGGTCGGTGACATGGACTTTTCTGAAGAGGAAAAGAACCAGAATCATCCCGAAAAGGAGTTTTCCGAACCGGAAAATTTTATCCCGGTGCAGGAAGAGGGGGAAGAGAATCTGTCCGGCTCTTCCTTGCACAGCAGAAATATTTCTACCGGGCAGGAAAAAGGGACTGATGCAGGGCAGAGGGAACAGGAGCGTCCCAGTGTCCGCCGGGAGCTGGAGAACATCAAACGGGAGAAAGCAGAGGAATCCCAGAAGCGGAGCCGGGAAAAGAACCGTGGACCAAGGAAAACGCAGAAGAAAGCAAGAAAGAAACGAAAGGTGAAAGCGAGGTAG
- a CDS encoding relaxase/mobilization nuclease domain-containing protein — protein sequence MAYTSIIPVSRLDNSITYIRNKDKTTKKGQSAGSLEEAIDYAMNRDKTERSVFEDAIGCVCETAYQDMVATKKRYHKMDGVQGYHLVQSFVKGEVTPELAHQIGMEMAERLLQGKYEAVITTHLNTEHYHNHIVFNSVSMEDGKKYHSNSRSYYEDVRKASDALCLKYGLSVIEPKNGKGKSYAQWMAEQDGKPTWRTSIRLDIRDAVAESFTWKQFLEQMKQRGYQWKLNRKYIALKAPGMERYIRLRSLGKHYSEESIRQWILQPKSRIPAGKEGDSRFPKKKLKGIQALYYSYLYQMGALKQKPKRISPVLRADIRKLDARIEQMEFLQKHQITSREELLAYRTSLEERVQALTKERKRLYRSEPDSVRIGQITEELKPLRKDIRICIRIEQQSQEMEEKMRLAEQIQRQEEEQTEKNRKPRTESR from the coding sequence ATGGCATACACCAGTATCATCCCGGTCAGCCGTCTGGACAATTCCATCACGTACATCCGAAACAAGGATAAGACCACCAAGAAAGGGCAGAGTGCCGGCTCTCTGGAAGAAGCCATCGATTACGCCATGAATCGGGACAAGACGGAGCGTTCCGTTTTTGAGGATGCCATCGGCTGCGTCTGTGAGACTGCCTATCAAGATATGGTAGCTACGAAGAAACGATACCACAAGATGGACGGAGTACAGGGGTACCATCTGGTGCAGAGCTTTGTCAAAGGGGAAGTCACCCCGGAGCTTGCTCACCAGATCGGCATGGAAATGGCAGAAAGGCTCCTTCAGGGAAAATACGAAGCAGTCATCACCACCCATCTGAATACGGAGCATTACCACAACCACATCGTGTTTAATTCCGTGAGCATGGAAGATGGGAAAAAGTACCACAGCAACAGCAGGAGTTACTATGAGGATGTGCGGAAAGCTTCGGATGCCTTATGCCTGAAATACGGCTTATCTGTCATCGAACCGAAAAACGGCAAAGGGAAATCCTATGCACAGTGGATGGCAGAACAGGACGGAAAGCCGACCTGGAGAACCTCGATCCGTCTGGACATCCGGGATGCTGTGGCAGAGAGCTTCACATGGAAACAGTTTCTGGAACAGATGAAGCAGAGGGGATACCAGTGGAAGCTGAACCGGAAGTACATTGCATTAAAAGCACCGGGGATGGAACGGTATATCCGTCTGCGGAGCCTTGGGAAGCATTACTCGGAAGAGAGCATCCGGCAGTGGATCTTGCAGCCCAAGAGCAGGATACCTGCTGGAAAAGAAGGAGATTCCAGATTCCCGAAAAAGAAGTTAAAAGGGATACAGGCCCTGTACTATTCCTATCTGTACCAGATGGGTGCACTAAAGCAGAAGCCGAAAAGGATTTCCCCGGTGCTCCGGGCAGACATCCGAAAACTGGATGCCAGGATCGAGCAGATGGAATTTCTACAGAAGCATCAGATTACTAGCCGTGAAGAGCTACTCGCCTACCGCACATCGTTGGAAGAGAGGGTACAGGCACTCACGAAAGAGCGGAAGCGGCTCTACCGGAGCGAACCGGACAGTGTCAGGATCGGTCAGATCACCGAAGAACTGAAGCCGCTTCGAAAGGATATCCGCATTTGTATCCGGATCGAACAGCAGTCCCAGGAGATGGAAGAAAAGATGCGTCTGGCAGAGCAGATCCAGAGACAGGAAGAAGAACAGACGGAGAAAAACAGAAAACCGAGAACAGAAAGCAGGTGA
- a CDS encoding DUF3789 domain-containing protein, with the protein MLGFILGTMTGGVMGVFAMCLFIAGKREDEALERCRMKPKEIIDHGVCICFVNSQGEELFRLADGESLVQNAPNGERNVSTCHYLDADSAMIDGKKWNLLEFAKEMEKRGIMFAPMELCQVSERG; encoded by the coding sequence ATGTTGGGATTTATACTTGGCACAATGACCGGAGGAGTAATGGGCGTTTTTGCAATGTGTCTTTTCATAGCTGGAAAACGTGAGGATGAGGCACTGGAGCGGTGCCGGATGAAACCAAAGGAGATCATTGACCACGGCGTGTGCATCTGTTTTGTAAACAGCCAGGGAGAGGAACTGTTCCGTCTGGCAGACGGGGAAAGCCTTGTGCAGAATGCCCCAAATGGAGAGCGGAACGTATCCACCTGCCACTATCTGGATGCCGATTCTGCTATGATTGATGGGAAAAAATGGAACCTCCTGGAATTCGCAAAAGAGATGGAAAAGAGAGGGATCATGTTCGCCCCGATGGAGCTGTGCCAGGTATCGGAAAGGGGGTGA
- a CDS encoding site-specific DNA-methyltransferase, which translates to MGNTLKLEDLLKPDCVPDESAGGENWRILHGDTLKLVKGFQPGIFDAVITDPPYASGGTKQNERNRTTNQKYSSMKAENALPDFDGDNKDQRSWTHWMAEWLYDVRKACKRGAPICLFIDWRQYPSITDALQWAGWIWRGTAVWDKGNSRPQKGRFRQQAEYIVWGSNGPMPINRPVSCLPGVFRYGNPQNRIHVTEKPLQLMKDVIQICEPGGLILDPFAGAGTTILAAAESGFQAVGIEVTDAYYKLGSDRVRIALEAGEEAENKEPQ; encoded by the coding sequence ATGGGAAATACCCTGAAACTTGAAGATCTTTTAAAACCGGACTGTGTGCCGGATGAGTCTGCCGGAGGGGAGAACTGGCGTATCCTGCATGGAGATACCTTAAAACTGGTCAAAGGATTCCAGCCGGGGATCTTTGATGCAGTTATAACCGATCCGCCCTATGCGTCCGGGGGAACCAAGCAGAACGAACGCAACCGAACTACCAACCAGAAGTACAGCAGCATGAAAGCAGAAAATGCCCTGCCGGATTTTGATGGGGATAATAAAGACCAGCGTTCCTGGACCCACTGGATGGCAGAATGGCTGTACGATGTGCGGAAAGCCTGCAAGAGAGGGGCTCCGATCTGCCTCTTTATTGACTGGAGACAGTACCCGTCCATCACCGATGCCCTCCAGTGGGCAGGGTGGATCTGGAGAGGGACTGCCGTCTGGGACAAGGGGAACTCCCGTCCGCAGAAAGGCAGATTCCGCCAGCAGGCAGAATATATTGTATGGGGAAGCAACGGACCGATGCCGATCAACCGCCCGGTGTCCTGCCTTCCGGGTGTGTTCCGTTATGGGAATCCCCAGAACCGCATCCATGTGACAGAAAAGCCGCTCCAGCTGATGAAGGATGTCATCCAGATCTGTGAGCCGGGCGGCCTGATCTTAGACCCGTTTGCCGGAGCTGGTACTACCATCCTTGCGGCGGCAGAGTCGGGGTTTCAGGCAGTCGGCATTGAAGTGACCGATGCGTATTATAAGCTGGGAAGCGACCGTGTCCGCATTGCACTGGAAGCTGGGGAAGAAGCGGAAAACAAAGAACCACAGTAG